One part of the Streptomyces nigra genome encodes these proteins:
- a CDS encoding helix-turn-helix domain-containing protein produces the protein MSDLDLLTQSLARNVKHWRTMRGFTLDVLATRAGVSRGMLIQIEQARTNPSLGTVVKIGDALGVSITTLLDYEQGPRVRVVPPDQVVRLWHTEAGSHSRLLAGAEAPGPLEMWQWRMMPGESTSSDPHPAGTVEILHVTSGELTLTVDGVEHRVPAGASATFEADAPHVYGNKGDVPAEWMLAVSVPPAR, from the coding sequence GTGTCGGACCTCGACCTGCTGACCCAGTCCCTGGCGCGCAACGTCAAGCATTGGCGGACGATGCGCGGCTTCACGCTGGACGTGCTCGCGACACGGGCGGGCGTCAGCCGCGGCATGCTCATCCAGATCGAGCAGGCCCGCACCAACCCCAGCCTCGGCACCGTCGTCAAGATCGGCGACGCGCTCGGCGTCAGCATCACCACGCTCCTCGACTACGAGCAGGGGCCCAGGGTGCGGGTCGTCCCGCCCGACCAGGTCGTACGGCTGTGGCACACCGAGGCCGGCAGCCACAGCCGGCTCCTCGCCGGGGCGGAGGCGCCCGGCCCGCTGGAGATGTGGCAGTGGCGGATGATGCCCGGCGAGAGCACCAGCTCGGACCCGCACCCGGCCGGCACCGTCGAGATCCTGCACGTCACCTCCGGCGAACTGACCCTCACCGTCGACGGCGTGGAGCACCGGGTGCCGGCCGGCGCGAGCGCCACCTTCGAGGCCGACGCGCCGCATGTGTACGGCAACAAGGGCGACGTCCCCGCCGAGTGGATGCTGGCCGTCTCCGTGCCGCCCGCACGCTGA
- a CDS encoding thiolase family protein, producing MRDAVIVEAVRTPIGKGKPNGSLAHVHPVELLAHTLRSLVERSGVDPALIDDVIGGTVDQVGEQAMNTTRYAALSAGFPETVPATTVDRQCGSSQQAVHFAAQGVLSGAYDMVVACGVESMSRVPMWSNVPPGKDPFGPGIAARYPDGLVPQGISAELIAAKWSLTREQMDAFAVSSHHRAAAAWQQGLFDAEVAPLDGVSRDESVRPGTTAEILAGLKAAYHDPVFAERFPQIEWNITAGNASPINDGASAVLITSSETAARLGLRPLARLHSFAVTGSDPVLMLTGVIPATDKVLRRANLSIADIDLFEVNEAFASVVLAWGQETGADLAKVNVHGGAIALGHPLGASGTRLTTTLVHAMRERGARYALQTMCEAGGLANAMILEAV from the coding sequence ATGCGAGACGCAGTCATCGTCGAAGCCGTACGCACCCCCATCGGCAAGGGCAAGCCGAACGGCTCCCTCGCGCACGTCCACCCCGTCGAACTCCTCGCCCACACGCTGCGCAGCCTCGTGGAGCGCTCCGGTGTCGACCCGGCGCTGATCGACGACGTCATCGGCGGCACCGTCGACCAGGTCGGCGAGCAGGCCATGAACACCACGCGCTACGCCGCCCTGTCCGCCGGGTTCCCCGAGACCGTGCCGGCGACCACCGTCGACCGCCAGTGCGGCTCCTCCCAGCAGGCCGTGCACTTCGCCGCCCAGGGTGTCCTGTCCGGCGCGTACGACATGGTCGTCGCATGCGGTGTGGAGTCGATGAGCCGGGTGCCGATGTGGTCGAACGTCCCGCCCGGCAAGGACCCCTTCGGTCCCGGCATCGCCGCCCGCTACCCCGACGGGCTCGTCCCGCAGGGCATCAGCGCCGAACTGATCGCCGCCAAGTGGTCCCTCACCCGCGAACAGATGGACGCGTTCGCCGTCAGCTCCCACCACCGGGCCGCCGCGGCCTGGCAGCAGGGCCTGTTCGACGCCGAGGTCGCGCCCCTGGACGGCGTCTCACGTGACGAGAGCGTCCGGCCCGGCACCACGGCCGAGATCCTCGCCGGCCTCAAGGCCGCCTACCACGACCCGGTGTTCGCCGAGCGGTTCCCGCAGATCGAGTGGAACATCACCGCGGGCAACGCCAGCCCCATCAACGACGGCGCGTCCGCCGTGCTCATCACGTCCTCGGAGACAGCCGCCCGCCTCGGCCTGCGGCCCCTCGCCCGGCTGCACAGCTTCGCCGTCACCGGCTCCGACCCCGTCCTCATGCTGACCGGTGTGATCCCGGCGACCGACAAGGTGCTGCGCCGGGCGAACCTGTCCATCGCCGACATCGACCTGTTCGAGGTGAACGAGGCGTTCGCCAGCGTGGTGCTCGCCTGGGGGCAGGAGACGGGCGCGGACCTCGCCAAGGTCAACGTGCACGGCGGCGCGATCGCGCTCGGCCACCCGCTCGGCGCGAGCGGCACCCGGCTCACGACGACCCTGGTCCACGCGATGCGCGAGCGCGGCGCCCGCTACGCCCTGCAGACGATGTGCGAGGCCGGCGGGCTCGCCAACGCGATGATCCTCGAAGCCGTATGA
- a CDS encoding DNA alkylation repair protein: MSVTGAGVPDVPRSVLADTVIERLTAVYGAAADPERAAAMRTYMKDVAPFLGIPSPERRALSRSVLQGTPRPDERDCTAVALRCWRLPEREYQYFAVDLLRRHVRRLSSGFLPVARYLVTTVPWWDTVDALAAHVVGGLVAADPALTADMDAWIEDDDLWVVRTALLHQLRYGERTDAGRLFAYCLRQAGHPDFFVRKAIGWSLREHAKTDPDAVRDFLAREGGRFAPLSVREALKNIGA, encoded by the coding sequence ATGAGCGTGACAGGTGCGGGGGTGCCGGACGTGCCGCGCAGCGTGCTCGCCGACACGGTGATCGAGCGGCTGACCGCCGTCTACGGGGCCGCCGCCGATCCGGAACGGGCCGCCGCCATGCGGACGTACATGAAGGACGTCGCCCCGTTCCTCGGCATCCCGAGCCCCGAGCGCCGTGCCCTGTCCCGCTCGGTCCTCCAGGGCACCCCGCGCCCCGACGAGCGTGACTGCACCGCCGTCGCGCTGCGCTGCTGGCGGCTGCCCGAGCGGGAGTACCAGTACTTCGCCGTCGACCTTCTGCGCCGGCATGTGCGACGGCTGTCCTCGGGCTTCCTCCCGGTGGCCCGGTACCTGGTGACCACCGTGCCGTGGTGGGACACCGTGGACGCGCTCGCCGCGCACGTCGTCGGCGGGCTCGTCGCGGCCGACCCGGCGCTGACCGCGGACATGGACGCCTGGATCGAGGACGACGACCTGTGGGTCGTCCGCACCGCCCTCCTGCATCAGCTGCGGTACGGGGAACGCACCGACGCCGGGCGCCTGTTCGCCTACTGCCTGCGCCAGGCGGGCCACCCCGACTTCTTCGTCCGCAAGGCCATCGGCTGGTCTCTGCGCGAGCACGCCAAGACCGACCCCGACGCCGTACGGGACTTCCTGGCGCGCGAGGGCGGGCGGTTCGCCCCGCTGTCCGTGCGTGAGGCGCTGAAGAACATCGGCGCCTGA
- a CDS encoding DedA family protein, which translates to MHVQEWLETVPPLAIYLLVGLVIGLESLGIPLPGEIILVSSALLASQHGDIDPFVLGACATAGAIIGDSIGYAIGRKGGRPLLAWLGAKFPKHFSEGHIATAERSFQKWGMWAVFFGRFVALLRIFAGPLAGVLRMPYWKFLTANVLGGIVWAGGTTAVIYYVGVVAESWLKRFSWLGLVAAVVIGLASFLIVKRKAAKAQTAHQEAEPAPVPVGD; encoded by the coding sequence TTGCACGTCCAGGAATGGCTCGAAACGGTGCCCCCGCTGGCGATCTATCTGCTGGTCGGCCTGGTCATCGGACTGGAGAGCCTGGGCATCCCGCTGCCCGGCGAGATCATCCTGGTGTCGTCGGCGCTGCTCGCCTCGCAGCACGGCGACATCGACCCGTTCGTGCTCGGCGCCTGCGCGACCGCCGGCGCGATCATCGGTGACTCCATCGGCTACGCCATCGGCCGCAAGGGAGGCAGACCCCTGCTGGCCTGGCTGGGGGCCAAGTTCCCCAAGCACTTCAGCGAGGGGCACATCGCGACGGCCGAGCGGTCCTTCCAGAAGTGGGGGATGTGGGCGGTCTTCTTCGGCCGGTTCGTCGCCCTCCTGCGCATCTTCGCCGGTCCCCTCGCGGGCGTCCTGCGCATGCCGTACTGGAAGTTCCTGACGGCGAACGTGCTCGGCGGCATCGTCTGGGCCGGCGGCACGACCGCCGTCATCTACTACGTCGGGGTGGTCGCCGAGTCCTGGCTGAAGCGCTTCTCCTGGCTGGGCCTGGTCGCGGCGGTCGTCATCGGCCTCGCGTCGTTCCTGATCGTCAAGCGCAAGGCCGCCAAGGCGCAGACCGCCCACCAGGAAGCGGAACCCGCGCCGGTCCCCGTGGGCGACTGA
- a CDS encoding TVP38/TMEM64 family protein, producing MLDDATTRSGGTATASPRAVTTELAVPVPPLASTPAGLAARCGRALLSPWSRLSALVLLLAAGASCVLLFEPQRLLSDGWPAHLEGAAAVVLFAVAYGLVTVAFVPRPLLNLAAGALFGSQLGLGAALAGTVLGAGVAFGLGRLLGQDALRPLLRGRVLKAADGQFSRHGFRSMLAVRLFPGVPFWASNYAASVSRMGYVPFLLATALGSIPNTAAYVVAGARAQTPTSPAFLIALACIAVPALAGVVVAWRKRHHLRGR from the coding sequence ATGCTCGACGATGCCACCACCCGCTCTGGGGGCACCGCGACGGCCTCTCCCCGGGCCGTCACCACGGAGCTCGCCGTCCCCGTCCCCCCGCTCGCGTCCACGCCCGCCGGTCTCGCCGCGCGCTGCGGCAGAGCCCTGCTCTCGCCCTGGTCGCGGCTGTCGGCGCTCGTGCTGCTGCTGGCCGCGGGGGCGTCCTGCGTGCTGCTCTTCGAGCCGCAGAGACTTCTGTCGGACGGCTGGCCGGCGCACCTCGAGGGCGCGGCCGCGGTCGTGCTGTTCGCGGTGGCGTACGGGCTGGTCACGGTGGCGTTCGTGCCACGCCCCCTGCTGAATCTGGCGGCGGGCGCGCTGTTCGGCTCCCAGCTGGGGCTTGGCGCGGCGCTCGCGGGCACGGTGCTGGGGGCGGGGGTCGCCTTCGGGCTGGGCCGGCTGCTTGGCCAGGACGCGCTGCGGCCGCTGCTGCGCGGACGCGTGCTGAAGGCGGCGGACGGGCAGTTCAGCCGGCACGGCTTCCGCTCGATGCTGGCGGTGCGGCTCTTCCCGGGGGTGCCGTTCTGGGCCTCGAACTACGCCGCGTCCGTCTCCCGCATGGGGTACGTCCCGTTCCTGCTGGCGACGGCCCTCGGGTCGATCCCGAACACCGCCGCGTACGTCGTCGCCGGGGCGCGTGCCCAGACGCCGACGTCGCCCGCGTTCCTGATCGCGCTGGCCTGTATCGCCGTACCGGCGCTGGCGGGCGTGGTGGTGGCCTGGCGCAAGCGCCACCACCTGCGCGGCCGCTGA
- the tuf gene encoding elongation factor Tu: MSKTAYVRTKPHLNIGTMGHVDHGKTTLTAAITKVLAARGSGTFVPFDRIDRAPEEAARGITINIAHVEYETDTRHYAHVDMPGHADYVKNMVTGAAQLDGAILVVSALDGIMPQTAEHVLLARQVGVDHIVVALNKADAGDPELLDLVELEVRDLLSEHGYGGDATPVVRVSGLKALEGDPQWTAAVEALLDAVDTYVPMPERYVDAPFLLPVENVLTITGRGTVVTGAVERGTVRVGDRVEVLGAEVETVVTGLETFGKPMDEAQAGDNVALLLRGVPRDAVRRGHVVAAPGSVEPRSRFTAQVYVLSTREGGRSTPLSTGYRPQFYIRTADVVGDVDLGEAAVARPGETVTMTVELGREVPLEPGLGFAIREGGRTVGAGTVTAVG, translated from the coding sequence ATGTCCAAGACGGCGTACGTGCGCACCAAGCCGCATCTGAACATCGGCACGATGGGCCACGTCGACCACGGCAAGACCACCCTGACCGCCGCCATCACCAAGGTCCTCGCCGCGCGGGGCTCCGGCACCTTCGTGCCGTTCGACCGGATCGACCGGGCGCCGGAGGAGGCCGCCCGCGGCATCACCATCAACATCGCGCACGTCGAGTACGAGACCGACACCCGGCACTACGCGCACGTCGACATGCCCGGCCACGCCGACTACGTGAAGAACATGGTGACCGGCGCGGCGCAGCTCGACGGGGCGATCCTCGTCGTCTCCGCGCTGGACGGCATCATGCCGCAGACCGCCGAACACGTGCTGCTCGCGCGGCAGGTGGGCGTCGACCACATCGTCGTCGCGCTCAACAAGGCCGACGCCGGCGACCCGGAACTGCTCGACCTCGTCGAGCTGGAGGTCCGGGACCTGCTCAGCGAGCACGGCTACGGCGGCGACGCCACGCCCGTCGTACGGGTCTCGGGGCTGAAGGCGCTGGAGGGCGACCCCCAGTGGACGGCGGCCGTCGAGGCGCTGCTCGACGCGGTGGACACGTACGTTCCGATGCCGGAGCGGTACGTGGACGCGCCGTTCCTGCTGCCCGTCGAGAACGTCCTGACCATCACCGGCCGGGGGACCGTGGTGACCGGTGCCGTGGAGCGGGGGACCGTCCGTGTCGGCGACCGGGTCGAGGTGCTCGGGGCCGAGGTGGAGACCGTCGTGACCGGCCTGGAGACCTTCGGCAAGCCGATGGACGAGGCCCAGGCCGGTGACAACGTGGCGCTGCTGCTGCGCGGTGTCCCCCGGGACGCCGTCCGGCGCGGGCACGTGGTCGCCGCGCCGGGCAGTGTGGAGCCCCGCAGCCGCTTCACCGCCCAGGTGTACGTGCTGTCGACCCGCGAGGGCGGCCGCTCGACGCCGCTGTCCACCGGGTACCGGCCGCAGTTCTACATCCGCACCGCGGACGTGGTGGGGGACGTCGACCTCGGCGAGGCGGCGGTCGCGCGGCCCGGCGAGACCGTCACCATGACCGTCGAGCTGGGGCGCGAGGTGCCGCTGGAGCCCGGCCTCGGGTTCGCCATCCGTGAGGGCGGCAGGACCGTCGGGGCGGGGACGGTGACCGCCGTCGGGTGA
- a CDS encoding DUF4442 domain-containing protein gives MSVGEMLAATVPMARTLNLEFVETTPERAVVVLPDQSAFHNHVGGPHAGAMFTLGESASGAIVLSAFGDQLARAVPLAVSAEIAYRKLAMGAVTATATLGRPAAEVVAQLDAGERPEFPVTIEIRRGDGAVTGEMTVVWTLRPNS, from the coding sequence ATGTCCGTCGGCGAGATGCTCGCCGCCACCGTGCCCATGGCCCGGACCCTGAACCTCGAGTTCGTGGAGACCACGCCCGAGCGGGCCGTGGTGGTCCTGCCGGATCAGAGCGCGTTCCACAACCACGTGGGCGGGCCGCACGCCGGCGCCATGTTCACCCTCGGCGAGTCCGCGAGCGGGGCCATCGTGCTGTCCGCGTTCGGCGACCAGCTGGCGCGCGCCGTGCCGCTCGCCGTCAGCGCCGAGATCGCCTACCGCAAGCTCGCCATGGGAGCCGTCACGGCCACCGCGACCCTGGGCCGCCCGGCCGCCGAGGTCGTCGCGCAACTCGACGCCGGTGAGCGGCCCGAGTTCCCGGTGACCATCGAGATCCGGCGCGGGGACGGCGCCGTCACCGGAGAGATGACCGTGGTCTGGACCCTGCGGCCGAACAGCTGA
- a CDS encoding spermidine synthase, whose product MPDVDRERAWLLTVDGAPQSYVDLDEPTHLEFEYARRLGHALDTVVEPGRALDVVHLGGGALTLPRYVAATRPGSRQQVVELDGALLELVLEHLPTPAGADITAHAADARAWLDAAPAESADVLVADVFGGSRVPAHLTSVEYARAAARVLRGDGVYLANLADAAPFAFVRSQLANLATVFRELALIAEPAVLRGRRFGNAVLVAAHHPVDVPALARLTAGDAFPARVEHGAGIRTFIGAARPVHDEEAVPSPEPPEGAFGIG is encoded by the coding sequence ATGCCCGACGTCGACCGGGAACGGGCCTGGCTGCTCACCGTCGACGGGGCGCCTCAGTCGTACGTCGACCTCGACGAGCCGACGCATCTGGAGTTCGAGTACGCGCGCAGGCTCGGGCACGCCCTGGACACCGTGGTGGAGCCGGGGCGCGCCCTGGACGTGGTGCATCTCGGGGGCGGCGCGCTCACCCTGCCCCGGTATGTGGCCGCGACCCGGCCGGGGTCCCGGCAGCAGGTCGTGGAACTCGACGGCGCGCTGCTGGAGCTGGTCCTGGAGCATCTGCCGACGCCCGCCGGCGCGGACATCACCGCGCACGCCGCCGACGCGCGCGCGTGGCTCGACGCCGCCCCGGCGGAGTCGGCCGACGTCCTCGTCGCCGACGTCTTCGGCGGCTCCCGGGTGCCCGCACACCTGACGTCCGTCGAGTACGCCCGCGCCGCCGCACGGGTGCTCCGCGGTGACGGCGTCTACCTGGCGAACCTCGCCGACGCCGCGCCGTTCGCCTTCGTGCGCTCCCAACTCGCCAACCTGGCCACCGTCTTCCGGGAGCTCGCCCTGATCGCCGAGCCGGCCGTGCTGCGCGGACGCCGCTTCGGCAACGCGGTCCTGGTCGCCGCGCACCACCCCGTGGACGTGCCCGCCCTGGCCCGGCTGACCGCGGGCGACGCGTTCCCGGCCCGCGTGGAACACGGGGCGGGGATAAGGACGTTCATCGGCGCGGCCCGTCCGGTGCACGACGAGGAGGCCGTCCCGTCGCCCGAGCCGCCGGAGGGGGCGTTCGGGATCGGCTGA
- a CDS encoding YbaK/EbsC family protein, translated as MDAPIGHFDTVTPAPECLDELISPVADAVRNWQGSVPAEQILHVDTDPRWADTAVFVEHYGQDLLEASANCVVVAGKRGGETTLAACLVLSTTRADVNGVVRRRLGARKASFASMDTATGETGMEYGGITPIGLPESWPLLVDPAVVDLPYVLVGSGRRRGKLLVPGKAFAELPGAVVLEGLGVAAG; from the coding sequence ATGGACGCACCCATCGGTCACTTCGACACCGTCACACCCGCTCCCGAGTGCCTCGACGAGCTGATCAGCCCCGTCGCCGACGCCGTCCGGAACTGGCAGGGCAGCGTCCCCGCCGAGCAGATCCTCCACGTCGACACCGACCCGCGGTGGGCCGACACCGCCGTCTTCGTCGAGCACTACGGGCAGGACCTGCTCGAGGCGTCCGCGAACTGCGTGGTCGTCGCAGGCAAGCGCGGCGGGGAGACGACCCTGGCGGCCTGCCTCGTCCTGTCCACCACCCGAGCCGACGTGAACGGCGTCGTGCGCCGCCGGCTCGGCGCCCGCAAGGCGTCCTTCGCCTCCATGGACACCGCCACCGGCGAGACCGGCATGGAGTACGGGGGCATCACCCCGATCGGCCTGCCCGAGTCCTGGCCCCTGCTGGTCGACCCGGCCGTCGTCGACCTCCCGTACGTGCTGGTCGGCAGCGGACGCCGGCGCGGCAAACTGCTGGTCCCGGGCAAGGCGTTCGCCGAACTGCCGGGAGCGGTCGTGCTGGAAGGGCTCGGGGTCGCCGCCGGCTGA
- a CDS encoding acyltransferase, with amino-acid sequence MPKRKNTFSSWRRRLAQRAVHAGWAWAQRTGSVTAEHPGRFRFGSLGEATRLAFPLGTVFGEPWIHLGSHCIVGEQVTLTAGLMPDLDLGPEPILRIGDGVVLGRGSHVIADTTVTIGSDCYFGPYVYVTSTNHSYDDPHEPIGRQWPRMEPVAIGPGCWIGTGAVILPGATIGRNVVVAAGAVVRGTVPDHAVVAGAPARVVRRWTPEDGWQPPLRTPAPVPIPDGVTPGQLQALAGLDEETVARLAELDECATAELAEPAAES; translated from the coding sequence GTGCCCAAGCGCAAGAACACGTTCTCATCCTGGCGACGCCGACTGGCGCAGCGCGCCGTCCACGCGGGCTGGGCGTGGGCGCAGCGCACGGGTTCGGTGACGGCGGAGCACCCCGGCCGCTTCCGGTTCGGCTCCCTCGGCGAGGCCACCCGGCTGGCCTTCCCGCTCGGCACGGTCTTCGGTGAACCGTGGATCCATCTCGGCTCGCACTGCATCGTCGGCGAGCAGGTCACCCTCACGGCCGGTCTGATGCCCGACCTCGACCTCGGCCCGGAGCCGATCCTGCGCATCGGCGACGGCGTCGTCCTCGGCCGCGGCAGTCATGTCATCGCCGACACGACGGTGACCATCGGCAGCGACTGCTACTTCGGCCCGTACGTCTACGTCACCTCCACCAACCACTCCTACGACGACCCGCACGAGCCCATCGGCCGGCAGTGGCCGCGGATGGAGCCGGTCGCGATAGGACCCGGCTGCTGGATCGGCACCGGCGCGGTGATCCTGCCGGGCGCGACGATCGGGCGGAACGTGGTGGTCGCCGCCGGCGCGGTCGTCCGCGGCACGGTCCCCGACCACGCCGTGGTGGCGGGCGCGCCCGCCCGTGTCGTACGGCGCTGGACGCCGGAGGACGGCTGGCAGCCGCCGCTGCGCACCCCGGCGCCGGTGCCGATCCCGGACGGCGTCACCCCCGGTCAGCTCCAGGCGCTCGCCGGCCTCGACGAGGAGACAGTGGCACGGCTGGCGGAGCTGGACGAGTGCGCGACGGCCGAGCTGGCGGAGCCGGCCGCCGAGTCCTGA
- a CDS encoding gamma carbonic anhydrase family protein: MTHKALVMGIAGREPRIDGSAFIAPTASVIGDVTLEAGASVWYGAVVRGDVEAISVGEQANIQDNCTLHADPGFPVCVGARVSVGHNAVVHGATVEDDCLVGMGATVLNGAVIGAGSLVAAQALVPQGMVVPPGSLVAGVPAKVKRPLTEEERQGVTLNGTMYAELAKAHREEHEGRG, translated from the coding sequence ATGACGCACAAGGCACTGGTCATGGGGATCGCGGGACGGGAGCCCAGGATCGACGGGTCCGCGTTCATCGCGCCGACCGCGTCCGTGATCGGGGACGTGACCCTGGAGGCGGGCGCCAGCGTCTGGTACGGCGCCGTGGTGCGCGGCGACGTCGAGGCGATCTCCGTCGGGGAGCAGGCCAACATCCAGGACAACTGCACGCTGCACGCCGACCCCGGTTTCCCCGTGTGCGTGGGCGCGCGGGTGTCCGTGGGGCACAACGCGGTGGTGCACGGGGCGACCGTCGAGGACGACTGTCTCGTCGGCATGGGCGCGACCGTGCTGAACGGCGCGGTGATCGGCGCGGGCTCGCTGGTCGCCGCGCAGGCGCTCGTGCCGCAGGGGATGGTCGTGCCGCCGGGGTCGCTGGTGGCGGGTGTGCCGGCGAAGGTGAAGCGGCCGCTCACCGAGGAGGAGCGGCAGGGGGTCACGCTCAACGGCACGATGTACGCCGAACTGGCCAAGGCGCACCGGGAGGAGCACGAGGGGCGCGGCTGA
- a CDS encoding MFS transporter, which yields MTRAAPDSRRSRRPIWASRNYSLLTASAFVTNLGSNGALIAAAFAVLEAGGDGGDVGLVAASRTLPLVLFLLIGGAVADRLPRHRVMVAANALNCVSQALFAALVLTGEAELWQMMLLTALGGTGQAFFSPAAEGMLLSSVRGDQAGRAFAVFRMAMQGAAVGGAALGGAMVAAMGPGWVLAADAAAFAVAGAMRALLDVSRVPRRVPGGGMLADLREGWREFAGRPWLWAVVVQFSIANAVVAAADAVYGPLVARDHLGGAGPWGVALGFFGAGTVAGALLMTRWQPRRLLLAGTLCVFPLALPSAALAVPVPVGALCAVMFLTGVTLEVFGVSWMTALHQEIPEDKLSRVSAYDWFGSVAMVPLATALAGPAETAFGRTSALWGCAAMIVLVTAAVLCVPDVRNLRRRSKPVTTSDTATPAQTPAEEVG from the coding sequence GTGACCCGCGCCGCCCCTGACTCCCGCCGCTCCCGCCGCCCGATATGGGCGAGCCGCAACTACAGCCTGCTGACCGCCTCGGCGTTCGTCACCAACCTCGGCAGCAACGGCGCATTGATCGCCGCCGCCTTCGCCGTCCTCGAGGCGGGCGGCGACGGCGGTGACGTGGGCCTGGTCGCGGCCTCGCGGACCCTGCCCCTCGTGCTCTTCCTGCTGATCGGCGGCGCCGTCGCGGACCGGCTGCCCCGGCACCGGGTGATGGTCGCGGCCAACGCCCTGAACTGCGTCTCGCAGGCGCTCTTCGCCGCGCTCGTCCTCACCGGCGAGGCCGAGCTGTGGCAGATGATGCTGCTGACCGCGCTCGGCGGCACCGGCCAGGCGTTCTTCAGCCCGGCGGCCGAGGGCATGCTGCTGTCGTCCGTGCGGGGGGACCAGGCGGGCCGGGCGTTCGCGGTGTTCCGGATGGCGATGCAGGGCGCCGCCGTCGGGGGCGCCGCGCTCGGCGGTGCTATGGTGGCGGCGATGGGCCCCGGCTGGGTGCTGGCGGCGGACGCGGCGGCCTTCGCGGTCGCCGGGGCGATGCGGGCCCTGCTCGACGTGAGCCGGGTGCCACGACGGGTGCCCGGCGGCGGCATGCTGGCCGATCTGCGCGAGGGCTGGCGGGAGTTCGCGGGACGGCCGTGGCTGTGGGCCGTGGTGGTCCAGTTCTCGATCGCCAACGCCGTGGTCGCGGCGGCCGACGCCGTCTACGGTCCGCTCGTCGCCCGGGACCATCTCGGCGGGGCCGGTCCGTGGGGCGTGGCCCTGGGCTTCTTCGGCGCGGGCACGGTGGCGGGCGCGCTGCTCATGACGCGCTGGCAGCCGCGCCGGCTCCTGCTCGCCGGCACGCTGTGCGTCTTCCCGCTGGCACTGCCCTCCGCCGCGCTCGCCGTGCCGGTGCCGGTGGGCGCGCTGTGCGCGGTGATGTTCCTGACCGGTGTGACCCTCGAGGTGTTCGGCGTCTCCTGGATGACCGCGCTCCACCAGGAGATACCGGAGGACAAGCTGTCCCGGGTCTCCGCCTACGACTGGTTCGGCTCGGTCGCCATGGTCCCGCTGGCGACGGCCCTCGCCGGCCCGGCGGAGACCGCGTTCGGACGCACGTCGGCCCTCTGGGGCTGCGCGGCGATGATCGTCCTGGTCACGGCGGCGGTCCTGTGCGTACCGGACGTCCGCAATCTGCGCCGCCGCAGCAAGCCGGTGACGACGAGCGACACCGCCACCCCGGCGCAGACCCCGGCCGAAGAAGTCGGCTGA
- a CDS encoding DMT family transporter — translation MTALFALATSLLWGLADFGGGVLTRRTPALTVVVVSQTIAAAVLGVIVLATGAWSEAGPRLWWAVAAGLVGPVALLCFYKALALGPMGVVSPLGTVGVAVPVGAGLLLGERPGLIQTAGIAVAVLGVVLAGGPQLRGAPVQRQAILLTLIAAFGFGTVFVLVAEASTTITGLFLALFVQRVVNVGAGGLALYVSVRRGAPALPDDGFPWRSLPALAFVGLADVAANGTYVVAAHHGPVTVAAVLASLYPVVTALAARGVLRERLAVVQAAGAGLALVGTVLLAAG, via the coding sequence GTGACAGCACTCTTCGCTCTGGCCACCAGCCTGCTCTGGGGTCTGGCGGACTTCGGCGGAGGCGTGCTGACCCGGCGCACCCCCGCACTGACGGTGGTCGTCGTCTCGCAGACGATCGCGGCGGCCGTCCTCGGTGTGATCGTCCTGGCCACGGGCGCCTGGAGCGAGGCGGGGCCACGGCTTTGGTGGGCGGTCGCGGCCGGCCTGGTGGGGCCGGTCGCCCTGCTGTGCTTCTACAAGGCGCTCGCGCTCGGCCCCATGGGCGTGGTCTCCCCGCTCGGCACGGTCGGCGTGGCCGTCCCGGTCGGGGCGGGTCTCCTCCTGGGCGAGCGGCCCGGACTGATCCAGACGGCGGGGATCGCGGTGGCGGTGCTCGGCGTGGTGCTGGCGGGGGGACCGCAGCTGCGGGGCGCTCCCGTCCAGCGGCAGGCCATCCTGCTGACGCTGATCGCGGCCTTCGGCTTCGGCACGGTCTTCGTGCTGGTCGCGGAGGCGTCGACCACCATCACCGGCCTGTTCCTGGCGCTGTTCGTGCAGCGCGTCGTCAATGTGGGGGCGGGCGGGCTGGCGCTGTATGTCTCGGTGCGGCGCGGCGCGCCCGCCCTCCCGGACGACGGTTTCCCCTGGCGCTCGCTGCCCGCGCTCGCCTTCGTCGGTCTCGCCGATGTCGCCGCGAACGGCACCTATGTGGTCGCCGCACACCATGGCCCGGTGACCGTGGCCGCCGTACTGGCCTCGCTCTACCCGGTGGTGACGGCTCTGGCGGCGCGGGGCGTGCTGCGGGAGCGGCTGGCGGTCGTGCAGGCGGCGGGCGCAGGGCTCGCCCTGGTGGGCACGGTGCTGCTGGCCGCCGGCTAG